From a single Ciconia boyciana chromosome 4, ASM3463844v1, whole genome shotgun sequence genomic region:
- the DYNAP gene encoding dynactin-associated protein isoform X2 yields MDNQAFEMHGESIQSSSKGKEWPKKEERKGSWSLMKVFLVCLLACVITTAIGVLVLSLVYVKNTAFMKDTGVTDNGASSPKPDEKSVDMKFQFLNHLGKSKGTAWIGVIHADDSVITTYNVTAGQVIFFPRNTVHWIKNVGSEDCVFLLFFTTHEELQTLDVDDAFFSTPEDIAARALKPQGGVNFIRTFKKQVEDQAINLPPNLNELVQNATYVQSPDNLVWRYFYNLKGSAEYRFPGGIFQWARYRINGTGLNETEKIFSESLNKHENTLTLATLRIFSNGLGQPHFHFNANEMGYVISGCGQAGVILSSGVTASFNIGIGDVIFFPVGAQHYLKSICDEDLFLILAYSTGNQLETLRMNDYFRGTADHILAQLFSKEQAEFNKFPRAAKK; encoded by the exons ATGGATAACCAGGCATTTGAAATGCATGGAGAGAGCATACAAAgttcttcaaaaggaaaagagtggCCAAAGAAAGAG gaaagaaagggcAGCTGGTCCCTAATGAAAGTCTTTCTAGTTTGTCTATTGGCCTGCGTTATCACAACCGCAATAGGAGTGCTGGTCCTGTCCTTGGTCTATGTAAAGAACACTGCCTTTATGAAAGACACGGGTGTTACAGACAATGGTGCATCTTCTCCAAAACCAGATGAAAAAAGTGTGGATATGAAATTCCAGTTCCTGAATCATCTGGGGAAATCAAAG GGTACTGCCTGGATTGGAGTAATTCACGCAGATGACAGCGTGATTACCACATACAATGTCACAGCCGGCCAAGTGATCTTCTTCCCTAGAAACACGGTGCATTGGATAAAGAATGTAGGATCAGAAGACTGTGTGTTCTTGCTGTTTTTTACAACACATGAAGAACTTCAGACCTTGGATGTAGATGACGCATTTTTCTCTACCCCAGAGGATATAGCAGCTAGAGCATTAAAG CCACAAGGTGGTGTTAACTTCATCAGAACATTCAAGAAACAAGTAGAAGATCAAGCAATTAACCTCCCACCAAACTTAAATGAGCTTGTACAAAATGCCACCTATGTGCAGTCTCCGGACAACCTTGTGTGGCGGTACTTCTACAATCTCAAAG GGTCAGCAGAATATCGTTTTCCAGGAGGAATCTTCCAGTGGGCTCGCTACCGCATAAATGGCACTGGactaaatgaaacagaaaaaattttTAGTGAGTCGCTGAACAAG catGAGAATACCCTTACCTTAGCAACTCTCAGGATATTCAGcaatgggctggggcagcctcATTTCCACTTCAATGCTAATGAGATGGGTTATGTCATTAGCGGCTGCGGACAG GCTGGAGTTATTCTCTCATCCGGAGTCACCGCCAGCTTCAACATTGGCATTGGAGATGtcatctttttccctgttgGAGCCCAACATTATCTCAAGAGCATATGTGATGAGGATTTGTTTTTGATTCTAGCCTACAGTACAGGGAACCAG CTGGAAACTCTTCGTATGAATGACTACTTCCGTGGAACAGCAGATCATATCCTTGCTCAGCTTTTTTCCAAGGAACAGGCTGAGTTTAACAAGTTCCCAAGGGCTGCCAAAAAATGA
- the DYNAP gene encoding dynactin-associated protein isoform X1: MDNQAFEMHGESIQSSSKGKEWPKKEERKGSWSLMKVFLVCLLACVITTAIGVLVLSLVYVKNTAFMKDTGVTDNGASSPKPDEKSVDMKFQFLNHLGKSKVYTYPGGEIRWARFRNDVNEYQSDEEMEFGKSINNHRSKMTFGTLRIKSKGLRAPHWHFNANEHGYVLQGTAWIGVIHADDSVITTYNVTAGQVIFFPRNTVHWIKNVGSEDCVFLLFFTTHEELQTLDVDDAFFSTPEDIAARALKPQGGVNFIRTFKKQVEDQAINLPPNLNELVQNATYVQSPDNLVWRYFYNLKGSAEYRFPGGIFQWARYRINGTGLNETEKIFSESLNKHENTLTLATLRIFSNGLGQPHFHFNANEMGYVISGCGQAGVILSSGVTASFNIGIGDVIFFPVGAQHYLKSICDEDLFLILAYSTGNQLETLRMNDYFRGTADHILAQLFSKEQAEFNKFPRAAKK; the protein is encoded by the exons ATGGATAACCAGGCATTTGAAATGCATGGAGAGAGCATACAAAgttcttcaaaaggaaaagagtggCCAAAGAAAGAG gaaagaaagggcAGCTGGTCCCTAATGAAAGTCTTTCTAGTTTGTCTATTGGCCTGCGTTATCACAACCGCAATAGGAGTGCTGGTCCTGTCCTTGGTCTATGTAAAGAACACTGCCTTTATGAAAGACACGGGTGTTACAGACAATGGTGCATCTTCTCCAAAACCAGATGAAAAAAGTGTGGATATGAAATTCCAGTTCCTGAATCATCTGGGGAAATCAAAG GTATATACCTACCCAGGTGGTGAAATTCGGTGGGCAAGGTTCAGGAATGATGTAAATGAATATCAAAGTGATGAAGAAATGGAATTTGGAAAAAGCATTAACAACCATCGCTCCAAAATGACTTTTGGAACCTTACGGATCAAAAGCAAGGGGCTTCGGGCTCCCCATTGGCATTTTAATGCCAATGAACACGGCTACGTGCTACAG GGTACTGCCTGGATTGGAGTAATTCACGCAGATGACAGCGTGATTACCACATACAATGTCACAGCCGGCCAAGTGATCTTCTTCCCTAGAAACACGGTGCATTGGATAAAGAATGTAGGATCAGAAGACTGTGTGTTCTTGCTGTTTTTTACAACACATGAAGAACTTCAGACCTTGGATGTAGATGACGCATTTTTCTCTACCCCAGAGGATATAGCAGCTAGAGCATTAAAG CCACAAGGTGGTGTTAACTTCATCAGAACATTCAAGAAACAAGTAGAAGATCAAGCAATTAACCTCCCACCAAACTTAAATGAGCTTGTACAAAATGCCACCTATGTGCAGTCTCCGGACAACCTTGTGTGGCGGTACTTCTACAATCTCAAAG GGTCAGCAGAATATCGTTTTCCAGGAGGAATCTTCCAGTGGGCTCGCTACCGCATAAATGGCACTGGactaaatgaaacagaaaaaattttTAGTGAGTCGCTGAACAAG catGAGAATACCCTTACCTTAGCAACTCTCAGGATATTCAGcaatgggctggggcagcctcATTTCCACTTCAATGCTAATGAGATGGGTTATGTCATTAGCGGCTGCGGACAG GCTGGAGTTATTCTCTCATCCGGAGTCACCGCCAGCTTCAACATTGGCATTGGAGATGtcatctttttccctgttgGAGCCCAACATTATCTCAAGAGCATATGTGATGAGGATTTGTTTTTGATTCTAGCCTACAGTACAGGGAACCAG CTGGAAACTCTTCGTATGAATGACTACTTCCGTGGAACAGCAGATCATATCCTTGCTCAGCTTTTTTCCAAGGAACAGGCTGAGTTTAACAAGTTCCCAAGGGCTGCCAAAAAATGA